The DNA segment tctcttttaataTCTCTCCGGTAACTTCAACGACACCAGAAGACTGCGGAAGCGAGTCAGCTAACCCGGCACAACAAGGCTAAACCTTTGCCTCTCAAGTTCATAGCAAATGCAGCCAGTGATTGTGATAATGACATTTAAGCACATTTTCACTATTGTTAAGTGTTTCGCCTTAGGGATTATCCTTGGAACTGGTTTTATGCACGTTTTGCTTGATTCTTTTGAGATGTTGTCATCACTATGTCTTGAAAGAAATCCTGGCACAAGTTTCCAATTTCCGATTTTCTCTCTTAATCACTTTGGTCATTGATTCCATGGCTACAAGCATCTATACTAGCAAGAACGCAGTTGGGATCTGATGCAGCGCATCCTCatcgggttttttttttttttttgtaacagcaTCCTCATCGGTTTAGCATCTCGTTTACACACTAAACCGAGTTCGTGTAGTCCTTATCTATTTAGGAGTTTGAGCTTTATCTTTTAGTATTAGTGGCTTTAATTATATGTTTAGATAATTCTTTTTCACGTGTTTTTCTTTAGGGTTATCAACGATCCCATTATATAAGAGACTCATCTCCTCTTGTAAAGGTCACGACTTAtttgattaataatattaagaGCTTTTCAACTCTAAGCCTTGTTCTCGGATAGAGCTAGATTTTCAACTATCTCAAGAAGGCAAAGATTCTTAGTGCATGTTTATTACAGGTCTCTTAGGTTGGGTCTCTTATATTACGCTAAGAGACCCAACCTAAGAGACCTGTAATAAACATGCTCTTAGGTATTCTCAGAATCAATAGCTAGGTTACTTGCGTTATTCGTAGCTTCCGGCCGCTACACCAGGATCATACCACATGCACATGGTCACGGCCCTGGAAATGATGTTACCCTACCAACTCTTGCGATACCGAGTCATTGCTATGGTTAGTACACATATGGATGTATTCGAAACCGAATATTAATTGATGATATCATTTTAAATGATATAGCCTAATATAAATCTTATGAATACATAGTGGAACTTGGAATCATAGTTCAGTACTTTGTGGTCATTGGACTATCTCTAGGAGTAACAAGTGATAGGTGCACCACTAAAGGACTCATCGCAGCTCTTTGCTTCCATCAAATGTTTGCATGGGTCTTGGTGGTTGCATTCTCcaagtatataaaattatatctaaaaattatcTTATGTCAAGATGTTATAGAATTGtaactaataaaattttaatgtttgaATCTTTTCAGGCCGAGTAAACGAACTTGAAGAAATTTCTTatgtcgttttttttttttttgcgataaCAACACCATTCGTAATAGCGTTAGGGATCGCTCTTTCGACAATGTATAGAGCCAATAACCCCACTGCATTAATCACTGTGGGATTGCTCAATGCATGCTCCGGTGGATTGCTCATCTACATGGCGCTTGTTGACCTTCATGCGGCCGAGTTCATGGGACCAAAGCTTCAAGGTAGCGTCAAAATGCAGATCAAGTGTTTCATTGCGGCTCTTCCAGGGTGTGGTGTCATGTCGATCATCGCCAAATGGGCTTAACTAAGTTTCCGGATAATACTGCAGAACTGATGTCATgtggattttgttgtcgaactAAAAACTGTTTTTGGTTTAAGTCTCGATTCTTAATCGTTCTTTTCCCTTTACAAGATACTTATCTGTCATATTTTATGTCCTTTTGTACATATGTATTGTGATTGGTCCTAGGGATGAGCATTCGGATACCCGTTTGGGTTcagatcgggtatttcggtatagagatATAGAATCCTTTCGGGTATTTCTACACTTCGGATTGGATTCAGGTATTTTATGTccggattcggttatttttgATCGGGTTTCAGATATTTggattttcaagaaaaaaaattaaaacttcattgtttaagttttttatatttaaaatatacttttaatataattagttttctaatttttaatagattaaactattaatagattttgaaataaaaatttaaaaatagaaaaatactaatttagttgttgttttgaaattttggaTGCAACTTTTGTTAAAGTAAAAAACAAGAACTTGATATATGTTTTAAGTGAGTAGTAAATGATTTTTTCCATAATTATACACATATTATCTGATTTTTAGCCGTAGTATCAATATAGTTCTTTTCGTATAAGTGTATTTATTGTATTCGCATCACATTTACATAAAAACAAACTTTTTCAAGATTAgcaaattatagaaaaaaaatatttgttacgTTTTTTAATTCGGCAAGCTGGATGCCAAACATTAATGGAACATTAGTAACATTAGTCTATATATAAGTAGGCCGGTACACCGTACACATGCCCATTGTTAACAACATGCAATCTATACTGCTTCAATTCTGAATTTTACTTTTCTGATGTGTTCGACGCGGATTCTTTGGTGATATTCATATTTTTACCGGCTGACCAATACCATTAGATTTGTTTTGGTAATAACATCCTTCAAAACAAGAAGTTAAAGCAGTAACCAAATGATGGTGATCAAGATCCAATATAGTGTAATCTTTAGAAGTATATTATAAAATGACAAAAGAAAGGTTAATTAGGTTGTCTTAACAGCACCCATAACAAATCCCTTTACAGCAGAATACTTGAAAATTAGGCAATTTCATATAGTTTTTCTTACCTAACATTTTCGTTTTTAGTCTATTAGTGTTCAATCTGAAACCCATTTTTCACACCACACAAAGGGAATGATATTGAAGTCCGGTGAGGGATAAGACAACCAATATCCCGCAAGTAATAGTCCAGAAAATTTCGGTGactatttttatgattttaaaaactATCAAGTCAGTTTTGTTTCAAAGGAAAAACTATCAAGTCAATTATCTTTTCTTTATTCGCCAGTCAATAATCTATATCAGATAATTGTTACAAAAGATAAGCAAAATTAAAGACAATTTGAAAGTTGGTCGTATTAGAATGCCTTAAACAAAAGAATCAGTTGCAGAGAAATTTGTTACTGCACATTGCATATATGACATaccattaattatatatattacggcatattacataatatccaatacaaaagaatatttaaacCTTGACAATGATATGAAAGCAAATAATTGCGAATATGGATAAATCAGCGTTACCAAACCAATTCATTGTTTTCTAAATTAACTACTTCAGCTAGTTAAACTTTCACCAAACTTGCCTCCATGCCTAGCCATCGTCCTTCTAACTTATGTCCCTAGACGtgcataaataaaattataagtgACATTTAATATGAACATAATATATTATTCGAACTGGCTAGCaagatgttttataaattattcgATATTTTTCAATATGTCTTCAAATCCTTCATTTTTGACCaacatattaattttaaatgtgAATTAAATTctgaaaatcaatttttttccttctatTTTTGGTACGATTTTGAAGAAGTGTCAATAACTTATTTACGATCAAAACACTCGACTGCAAATACTTATTATTTGGGTTTGCGATGGTGTTCTTCTTTGATGTGGAAATATTCTaagtctttttaaaaaaaaaatccgacATAAATAAACGAAACTTGTAAAAATAGCATATAACAAACGTCCCCTGAAAGAAAAACAGCTCTTTATTCAAAGGGAACAACGAGTTTAAAAACAGCTCTTGATGTACGGCTAACTCCATAATTTCATGGaatatatcaatactaattCACTTAAAAGTATGACAATCAAAAACATGTATATGTGTtagcaaaaaataataataataatgttagcaaaaaaaaatcaataacatGTATATTATCCAAAATTCCAAATATACAATAGCGCGTAAACTCAATAAAACGTTAATTTATATACTCCATGAAATTATGGAGTTAGCCGTACATCAGATATAGTGGACAATATAAATCATAATTCTTATCCTAAAGAATATAATAAGAGGTATGTTAATAACTAGTAAACAATAATTTCTGCACCACCAACAATAAATGGCATGAAAAGAACCGGCGTACATTACTATATAAACAGACTCATCGAACAGGTGCAAAGACACACAAACAACCGAACAGAAcacaaaaccaaaagaaaaaatggcTTCAACTTCAACACTTCTAATGAAAACAATCCTCATCGTACTCATCTTTGTctctttcacaatctctccgGCAACTTCAACGGTGCCCGAAGAATGCGCAAGCGAGTCAGCGCACCCTTGCGTCAACAAAGCTAAAGCTTTGCCTCTCAAAATCATAGCAATTGCTACAATCCTAGTCGCAAGCATGGTTGGTGTTGGAGCTCCTCTCTTTAGCCGTTCCGTGCCGTTCCTGCGACCCGATGGAGACATTTTCACCGTGGTTAAGTGTTTTGCCTCGGGAATTATCCTCGGAACCGGTTTTATGCACGTTTTGCCTGATTCTTTTGACATGTTGTCATCCAAATGTCTTGAAGAGAACCCGTGGCACAAGTTTCCCTTCACGGGGTTTCTCGCTATGTTGTCTGGTCTAATTACTCTAGCCATCGATTCCATGGCTACGAGCCTCTATACTAGCAAGAACGCAGTTGGGATCGTGCCACATGGTCATGGTCATGGTCATGGTCACGGCCCCGCAAATGATGTTACCTTTCCGACAAAAGATAATGATTCCGAGACTGCACAACTCTTGCGATATCGAGTCATTGCTATGGTTAGTAGTAGTACACATGTTGACATATTAGAGAAACTGAATAATAATTGACGTTaccattttattatttcttGAATTTTATAGACATTACAAGTATTAAATACAtcattgttttaatatttattgataTGTAGGTATTGGAGCTTGGAATCATAGTTCACTCGGTGGTCATTGGACTGTCTCTAGGAGCAACTAATGATACTTGCACCATCAAAGGACTCATCGCTGCTCTTTGCTTCCATCAAATGTTCGAAGGCATGGGTCTTGGTGGTTGCATTCTCCaggtatattaatttatatataagaaaacttTATCTTCTAACAAAATgttaaaactgaaaataatacTTCCAATGTTTGAGATGTTTTCAGGCTGAGTATACGAACTTGAAAAAGTTTGTTATGGCATTCTTTTTCGCGGTGACAACGCCATTCGGTATAGCGTTAGGAATCGCATTATCAACCGTTTACAGAGAAAACAGTCCCAATGCGTTGATCACCGTTGGACTTCTCAATGCATGCTCGGCCGGATTACTAATTTACATGGCCCTTGTCGATCTTCTAGCAGCCGAGTTCATGGGGCCAAAGCTTCAGGGTAGCATCAAAATGCAGTTCAAATGTTTCGCAGCCGCTCTTCTCGGCTGTGGTGGAATGTCGATTCTTGCCAAATGGGCCTAACTAATAACCGCGAGATGTTGCGGCATGTGGAGTTGGCTTTAGGTTTGAGTCTCGATTCTCTATCGGTTTTGCTTCCTTACAATGCACTTACGTGGTACTATCTACCACATTTGGAAGAACATGTATGTTGGTAGATATTTAATAATGTGATTGTTCCCACGAGTCCATAGTCTTTTTAATgttcctttttattttcttgtggtTTAACTTTGTCGTGTGATGTTTTGGCATGTTGTATAATACTAATAAAACGTTTGTTTCTTTTACATGATTAGAAATTCAACTATAACTAACTAATTACGGCTGTGTAATCTAAATCCGGTAAAGCTACAACCTACAGGCCAATAACTGAAACAGTATCTCAGTCTATAGAATTAGGCCAGTACATAGGCATAATCTATAAAGTTAGGCCAGTACATAGGCCTAGTCTGTAGAATTAATTAGGCCATTATTTAGGCCCATCGTCAATTTACCTGCATACCAAACTGCGTCAATTGTATTTACAAGGTCTAAGATCAGCTCTATGCAGGGGCGGCTCATGTCGAGAGGTGGTAGGAGAAAAAAGCAAGCTCAGCAAATGTCGTAAGACTCATAACGGTCTTTGAAAGCTTCTGGTTTAACTTGAAAATCCATCTCCAGTTGTAGATTTTTTTGCTTGAAAGAAGCTGGTCTGATAATACTAGCAGCCTATTTAGAGCATCCGCCAGGCCCGTGCCTTCCATAAGGCTGATGAAGCAAGAGCTTCAGgccacaaaaaaaattataatttttgaggccacattttcaaaatataaatatagttgAGTGGTTAAAAATATTGGTTTTGACTTCTTAGTTTAAGTATTTTCTTTTCTGTATTGTGATTTTCTTATACTTTTAAATgtctctgtttttattttaattatgttcaCGTTgtatttatcttttgttttagacaACTGAtttgttatttcttttgtttctattatCTTTGCTATTTATAACCATTTGTTATCATTGGAGGTTTTCTAATCTCCATCATTGCATatgaaattatagaaagtaaAGAAAAATGTAATGTGATTGAAGGTGTATGTGAGAAAGAAACTAATGTTAGAATATAAtggttcaaaaatatttttctctaaaaccttttaacaaaaaaaaatggttcaAGAAACTACTAAATGTGatttaatatttgttaaaaacactaaacaatATAAGTACAATATCAATTAATAGTCTACTATtcatctaaattttttatacaggactaaacaaaaatatgtttctcttagaaataaaatattgttatattatatatagtatgttgataaaaatatcattaaatagCATAAGCCACTATTTATAATTATGCTTTAGGCCACAAAATATATTGGGACGGCACTGGCACCCGCAATAGTGTTATTCAAAGGGGAGTCCTTAGAAAaagtgtattttgattttttaagtattattttttttttcttttttagataaagaaaaaataaatatcaaccaatcgCGGATCGCCACATGTCGCCGGGACCCGCAAATAGTGCAAGGATTCACTAAGAAAGAGTCCTTTTTTAAGAGTTTTAAGGATTGAATCCTTAGCTTTTGGTGGAGTCCAtcgattatttaattatttttttcctaagGACTCTCCCTTAAAGATTCTTATTGCGGGTGCTCTTAAGAAGATAGGCAATTGATATTGTTAAATCAAAAACACAGATACATTGGTTAAactgaaatatttaattttgttgttATATCGACAAAATAAGGCTGAGAAAATTACATCTGAAGacacatttttactttttttttttttgtcatctattAGATTAAAATTCGATTTGCATCAGTTCTTACACAAAGCCGGCAAAGGTATGACACCTTTCCGGAGCCAAGAGCCGGCGTGGTACAAGAAACCACCCGGAGccaaagaaaaaactaaactCGACTACACAGTTTAAAGAAAACAGGGAAATAAAGAAGCCTACCAATAAACTGGATAACAAGCATAAATTTCAAGAAAGACGAAGCTGAAAGAACCGGAAGCAGGATTGATCGAGAAAGCGAAATAAGCCTGAATTATTGGGGTTGAACGAAGATCTCCTTAAACCGTTCCTCTAGGAACCACGAGCAATCATACACTTACCACCTCTTCTACACAAGAAGCCAGGAGAACACAACTCatcaacccgagcagccaacGAAGGACACGAACACGTTTGGCGATTGACCACTCTAAGACTATCGCAATTGAGCAAAAGCTCCAAAGCTCCTTACTAAGAATACCGGAAAACCCGTAGGCTTCATACCAAGGGACAGCACAGCTTCATACCAAGGGACAGCACAGCTTCATACCAAGGGACAGCACAGCTTCATACACATTTTTACTTTCTAATATCATTAAAAAACACATCCTACTTGCAACACACATTTATTATGTTTATTGTCCATTTCACCCCTTAAACAAGAttccctctttttttttttttggacaaaaatTCTCTCTCTCGTTAGTTATTTTTTTCCTACCAAAACTTTctctttactctctctctctgcttacTTATTCTTGGATATTTCTTTGTTATTAatagtgattgttgcaaaatctttggaactttttttttgagaaaacgtctcttcttcttgattcttctgtTTCATTTTTCCTAATCATATTTCTCTGACATTTTACTATCACTGATTTGTTCCACGAGTCGTTTACCTGAGTCGCCGATTCGTTCGCCTACCAGAGTCGATGCCATGTTCGACCCCAAGAAATGAGAAACCCAATTGGATATTCTTCTCTGAGTCTGTCCAGCTCGTCTTAAACCTCCCCAAAGTCTCTCAGCTGATACTGATCCGAAGATGAAGCAAAGTTTTATGATGTTTGTAGTGGTCGGAGATTTAGTCATTGTAGCATCCTTATGATGTTGCTGGATGTTGTTGTATAAATCATGTCTTTCACCAACTTTAGTCGAGACGTTATATTATTCGTTTTGCTTGGTGTTTGTAGGGATAcataataaagaaaattaatttgtttcatAAGCAATGAACAAATCTGAAATCTTGGTTAGAAGACACAACATTAGCATAGTCAGTATAATTGCGCTTATAGTTGGATCAAGTTAGTTTAAATGAGAATTCTTGAACGAGAGTTCTTGAATCATGttcattcagttttttttttttataatttttttatataaataactatattttttgtataagtGGATGGTAAAAATGGCTTGAATTTTTGGTGTCAAAAGTTAGTTTTTAATTTCTTCTTTCTCTGTAAAACCATGGACAATGCATCTCTTTTTGGTTTCCAATCACCTTATACACCATCCATTGCATACCCATACAAGATAACCCATTTATAAAACATCACCCACAATACACCCATCCATGAGATACTCATACACATATTCACGATACAAGGTCCACAACACACCATCCACGATAAACCCATCCATGAGATTCTCATGCACATATTCACGATACAAGGTCCACAACACACCATCCACGAGCCACTGTCCAAGAACCACCCATTCATAAGCCTTATAACGATACACAAGTTTCCATATATCATTGTATTAGTACTCCACATACTCTCATGCATGGTTCATATATAAGATCACAAAGTACAAGCCATTGCATATTTGACCTTGACCATTTATCTTCTATCCACACATTGTTTGTCCACAAATTTTTATGTACTAATTACTAAAGTATATCAAAATGGATATCAAAAtgtagataatttttttttacaattgattataccaaaaaatatattttatacctTTTTCACGTTTAAAATACAAGCATATATGAAGGAGTCAATGAAAACAATCTCAAAACCTATAGACAACCTGTTTTCCACCattcaatatttgatcaattaaataatttgtttttttttactttcgttttatgtTTGAACTATATTCTTACATAACAAAAGCCACTAGGTTATACGATACACAAGGGTATTTCTGCCATATATTGGTTTTGAAAACAACAAATGTGTTGCTCAAACATAAAGTGTCTCTGAACGCTAAAGTAAAGACAAATGTGTCTCAGAGAGTAACTCACTCAATAAAGTTAGATAACAACTTAGGGTGAGGGAAATAAAAAGCTTTAATGGGTAAGTTGCAGAAAAGCGAAAGTGCGTTTAAAAACTACTCATTccgtttcaatatagatgatgttttagaaggtttgttttgttttaatttgcatgaagttttgagattttaaagaagttttgagattttaaggttaactttaactttattggaaactgttcaaccaattagattttacaatcttttttataattgattatctgattttaaaattatatgtttaaaatatttttctaaagaaatgtaattttcttaatctttgtgtaCTATTACAAGACATAGCTATTTCAACAACTACAAAATTTTGCAGAATACAAAATAAAGAACATAAAAGTAAATCTAcgtttttgtttacaaaaaaaatatagataaactTCCATTAAGCAAGAAAAGTGAATAAATAGATTAATTGATTCCATTCATATTATTTGATCAtatgataataatattttagactcttggaaaaaaattagactcttaaaaattatataatgttatagttatataatatatgatagaTCAAATAATATACAATATAGTTTAAATGAGAAATATCATTAAATatccataaaaatattttatcacaaaaaaataactcacaaagaaaaataaccaaaatagttTTCACTAGAGAAATTAAAAACACTATCCATAAAGTTAATTggttaaaaattaaagtttagTTATTTGAAAAGGAGAGTTTATGGTTTTAGGATTAGAGTCTAAAGTCTAAAATTTATGAAtttaagatataaaatttaaataataattttttattgatatttatattgTATTATTCACTAATGGTACATTAGTTTTTTACTCTTTAAGGAatattattttggtcattttttctttgtatgttattttaatgataaaaaattaaagaatgTTTTAGGAGAATTGTCCTTAAAAATTATTTCACATTTTATATTCATCATTTCCTAAATCTTATACAAAAAATACTCTATCATTGTAACTTTGTAGattttaaattatctaaaatttgaTTATATTTCTCATTATTTCACGATCATATAATATAATCAATCTAAACCTTACATATGTATCTAGGGGAGTGTCCAAACAATGAATAGGGGAAGCGTGAGCAGCAGTGAATGAGCGAAGACATTGAAATATGTGGTTTGACAATCTTGTAAATTCATTAGCTTCTGTTCGATAGAGTCGTACCATTTTCATTTTGGCCACTATTATGTATGTACGTGGCATTGATCCCAATCCAGGAAAATATAGACAATTATTGGACAGAGACATGGCAACGTTTCTTGGACGCAATCATCGTAATTCGTGAATTCACACATCGCATTCATCGTTCTAATTtggtttatattctttttttttttttttttatatcccttatatactaaaacgCAAGTCGCCTAACGAATTAAAAGCTGCCATGTggaaaaaatttagaaaaaaaaattgccaAGTGGAAaagttttacaattttttaacagcataaatgcaaaaaaaaaaaaattaatgcaaAAACATTTTTGTCTCTTTATCTTaactgtttaattttttttttaatatatactaaaatcCCTAAGATTTCTCAGCCATGAACCCATGATTTTGTAACAGTTACTCTTTCTCTACATAAACTCAAAATGCCTATAACGTAAACTGATCTTTACTTCTTTCAGAAAATTTTAACTCCTAAATTCTTTGTAACAAATTCTCTCTAAAATATGATAGATCGAAAACTTCTACCGTAACCACAATATCAAGTCTACCACTCGGGATCCATATCAACATAATCTCTGGCCAATATGTGGCACAAGAATATTCTTCAAAATCTTTTCATGAATTGAGAAAAGAATCACAAGTTTTATCCGTGCATAGTAGGCTGAAGAACTCAAAGTCCTGGTCAGTAACTCTGGAAACACTCAAACTCTTCTAATCTACTTATTGCTTTCATTTTCTTTGGGTTTAATAGTTATAAGCAAAAACTACATAGTGGGTGAAAACCAAACAAGTCGATAACATTTTCAAACCGGATTAGATCAGTCCtggattttgttattttgtattGTGCTGATAATTCAGGGAGGGAAGGAGAGTAAGAGTGACTTACCTTAAAGCAAACGTACAAGGCCTTTAAATTTTTGAGACATGCCACATCCGGAAACAAGTgtattcttatttatttttggataaTGTCTCTTATGTTACTCAACttactttttgaaactttttttgtagctttgaataaatttttatcGTGGCTAACAAATAGTGATGTGATGCCTCTTTTAAAAGTgtggaaagaaaacaaaaagaaattagCACTTTTTGCTAAAAAAACCTAGcacttttttggtaaaattgggtatgtttataatttcacaaatttttttataaagagtATTAGAGTGTATtccttttaatttataaatagtattagAGTATATTCTACTATGGTGTTACCGACAAAATTGGGTATTGTTTATAATTTcacaaaaagaaatttataatAGATCATATTCAAGTATTTtacgcttttttttttgttaaataaaaatttgactaTTTTATTCatgtttaatattattttttattgtttattatACTAATCattaagaaattatatttttgaaaagtcttattaaataaaaatatgaataataCTGAAtagattaaatataatattttaaatataataaaaatttgacttCGTGCATAGCACGGGATGATATACTAGCATGTAATAATTAAAGaattttaaaaccttttttaGTGGGAGGAGGGGTCTCTTGTCTAGACATGCACCGTACATGATATGGtccaaatttgaaatatttattacaCGACAACTATAATGACTATGGACTGAAAGTGTCGTTGGGGCAATCGAATTTAGACTCTTTCTATTtctttgataatttattttatttttaatagcgAAGTATGATTcttcttattttaatattttgtggGGTTGGAAAGATAAAAGATACTGCCAAACCGTaagagtatatatatagatgtacagcttttataatttttcaatttATATCGACATTCTGCAAATCTATCAAAATAGAGTTAGGTACTTCAAACTCAAGTAACTGACTTTGAGAATTTAGTAACCAACCTACGGTGCaacttaaaagaaaattaaaagaaatttggaatatatatatatatatatttaacttaaGCTTTCAATTAAATTTggaatatttacatatataacaATCTATGATTTGAATTATATCATCGTGTGGATTATTTCATCTTTTTACACGatgaaatatttcaactttaaagagaattttatttgtaaatatCCCAAATTTGGAATAAAGTAGAATATCTTCCCGTTGAATTATTTCATCTTTTTACAACTTTTATTCTCGGATTCCATCGAAGTCGTAAAATAGAAAATCAAGAATAAATTCCCATTTACAAAAAACTgtacttataaaaataaaagaattaaaCAGCTAAAGTTTCTAGAAAACAAAATACGAATTTAATAATAGCactaaaagaagagaaaaaaaagttatgAAGACATGTTAACATGTACACTAGCGTTCATGACCGAATCACAAACCGGACAAGTTCGTAACAAAGCCGAACCACAGACCGTACACAAACACAAATGACGACAAGGTAACACCAGCACACTCGCTTCTCTCTCACCGCACCGCTTGCAACCGCCACTAACCGCTGTAATAGCTTCACCACCTTCAACGCAACTTCCGCAGCTCGACTCCACGTCGTTTTCTACAGCGGTTGGTAGCGTTTTGATTTGAGCAAGAACTTGGTCGAGGTTTGTTCGAAGATTGTTAGCTTGTGCCTCGTTGGTCTGAGCTATATCTCGCCATATTTGATTTTCAACAAAAATACTCTTTACCCGCTCGTGTAACACGCAGTTAAGGTTTCTCATCCGTAAAATTTCGTCGTCTTTCTCTTTTAACTTCATGGCTAACGCGTTTTGAACGGCAGACGCTAGCATCTGCGTTTGAGTTTGCTGACGAGCTTCGATTTCTATTCTAAGCTTCTCCGTTTGCTGAGCTACGAACCGATCAATCTCTAACTGTTGTTGTTTTTGGATGTGTGACACGAGTTCAGCGTTTATCAACGATGATGGTGAACCAAACGGCCCGGACCCCAGTTTAACCGCAGACGCAAAGTGAGCGTCTGAGTCAAGGTATTGAGAAACTCGCGGACGTTTTCTGGGCG comes from the Brassica rapa cultivar Chiifu-401-42 chromosome A01, CAAS_Brap_v3.01, whole genome shotgun sequence genome and includes:
- the LOC103857713 gene encoding fe(2+) transport protein 1: MASTSTLLMKTILIVLIFVSFTISPATSTVPEECASESAHPCVNKAKALPLKIIAIATILVASMVGVGAPLFSRSVPFLRPDGDIFTVVKCFASGIILGTGFMHVLPDSFDMLSSKCLEENPWHKFPFTGFLAMLSGLITLAIDSMATSLYTSKNAVGIVPHGHGHGHGHGPANDVTFPTKDNDSETAQLLRYRVIAMVLELGIIVHSVVIGLSLGATNDTCTIKGLIAALCFHQMFEGMGLGGCILQAEYTNLKKFVMAFFFAVTTPFGIALGIALSTVYRENSPNALITVGLLNACSAGLLIYMALVDLLAAEFMGPKLQGSIKMQFKCFAAALLGCGGMSILAKWA
- the LOC103857722 gene encoding E3 ubiquitin-protein ligase BOI, with amino-acid sequence MPVQARHMNIFSPQLLSNRVNFKQDMNHGEFITGETLTVDPLSNAAAKPSFNKSESGLTYNFNSFNVVPPPRKRPRVSQYLDSDAHFASAVKLGSGPFGSPSSLINAELVSHIQKQQQLEIDRFVAQQTEKLRIEIEARQQTQTQMLASAVQNALAMKLKEKDDEILRMRNLNCVLHERVKSIFVENQIWRDIAQTNEAQANNLRTNLDQVLAQIKTLPTAVENDVESSCGSCVEGGEAITAVSGGCKRCGEREASVLVLPCRHLCLCTVCGSALLRTCPVCDSVMNASVHVNMSS